The Rhopalosiphum maidis isolate BTI-1 chromosome 1, ASM367621v3, whole genome shotgun sequence genome has a segment encoding these proteins:
- the LOC113556553 gene encoding protein hairy, which produces MTSGVADDDPLQSQRSPLATDACSQKKINENNRRSNKPIMEKKRRARINNCLNELKTLILDATKKDPARHSKLEKADILEMTVKHLESMQRHNVALSAATESTVANKFKAGFTECTNEVNRFPGLEPHVRKRLMQHLNTYFNKESGNNNSKMLPTPPEKPNLQLHLDSNQNAILLGTTGSACGVQLVPTRLSNGDIALVLPSRSTETSPPPPLSMIVPTPPSTQSDSSDTESPMPDRPLSCYSMGSTDSTDTYSQPELPLALVTKHRRDDEQSDLEQPWRPW; this is translated from the exons atgaCTTCCGGAGTAGCGGACGACGATCCGCTGCAGTCGCAGCGCTCGCCTTTGGCCACCGACGCGTGCAGCCAAAagaaaataaacgaaaacaatCGTCGG agcAATAAACCAATAATGGAGAAGAAAAGAAGAGCAAGAATAAATAACTGTTTGAACGAATTAAAGACTTTGATTTTAGATGCAACTAAAAAAgat ccAGCTAGACATTCGAAATTAGAAAAAGCCGATATATTAGAAATGACTGTAAAACACTTGGAATCTATGCAAAGGCATAATGTAGCTTTATCTGCTGCCACAGAGTCTACAGTAGCCAACAAATTCAAAGCTGGATTTACAGAGTGTACAAATGAAGTAAACCGATTCCCTGGGCTTGAACCTCATGTTCGTAAACGTCTCATGCAGCACTTGAATACATACTTCAATAAAGAAAGTGGAAATAACAATTCCAAAATGCTTCCTACACCCCCAGAAAAACCAAATCTACAATTACATTTGGACTCTAACCAGAACGCTATACTATTGGGTACCACTGGTTCAGCTTGCGGAGTTCAACTGGTTCCTACAAGACTTTCCAATGGTGATATTGCTTTAGTTTTGCCTTCTAGATCTACTGAAACATCACCACCACCGCCACTTTCTATGATTGTACCAACACCACCATCCACTCAATCTGATTCATCTGATACCGAGTCGCCTATGCCTGATAGGCCTTTATCGTGCTATTCAATGGGTAGTACAGATAGTACAGACACATACAGTCAGCCAGAACTTCCCCTGGCATTGGTTACCAAACACAGACGAGACGACGAACAGTCAGATCTAGAACAGCCCTGGCGGCCAtggtag
- the LOC113555554 gene encoding membrane-bound alkaline phosphatase-like — translation MTSSHFALFTIVLIIFVNAKDTIARSKPYSKPKSSIDDYLADKGRPLQQTREYDANFWMNRGMSDLGRRLKDLENPIVGRAKNIVFFLGDGMSIATVTAARVHMEQLSGSAFPDGNASLTFENFPYTGLVRTYCVDKQVADSACSSTAYMTGVKANSGTVGVSGAVRENDCKASLESKNQVDSILRWAQMAGKSTGIVTTTRVTHASPAGGYAHSANRGWESSAPDDCLDIAQQLMTQTPGIELDVILGGGRQEFLPKNMNGNREDGRNLIAEWKVNMMKNHRMYEYVKNKTELSDLNLKDVDKLLGLFSMSHMSYTGTKEVERDEPSLSEMTMAAIEVLRKNENGYVLFVEGGRIDHAHHQNLAHMALSETIAFSRAVDVANTVTDPEDTLVVVTSDHSHTMTINGYPSRVDKIVERVERGGESYSILSYANGPSAKFHKYQKQPSKYGDKFDLYPSLVPMSLETHGGEDVVVWARGPWAHLFVGSFEQNVLPLIMSYASCIGPSKGKCSDR, via the exons ATGACTTCCTCTCACTTTGCGttatttacaattgtattaatcatttttgttaaCGCCAAAGACACGATTGCTCGGTCGAAACCATACTCTAAGCCCAAGTCATCGATCg ATGATTATTTAGCGGACAAGGGACGACCTCTACAGCAGACACGAGAATATG ATGCAAACTTTTGGATGAACCGGGGCATGTCCGACCTCGGGCGTCGGCTCAAAGACCTGGAGAACCCGATCGTCGGTCGGGCTAAGAACATAGTGTTCTTCTTAGGCGACGGCATGTCTATAGCAACGGTGACTGCGGCCAGAGTGCACATGGAACAGTTATCCGGCAGCGCGTTCCCTGATGGAAATGCTTCACTGACATTCGAAAACTTCCCGTACACCGGATTGGTCAGG acgtaTTGTGTTGACAAACAAGTAGCCGATTCAGCTTGCTCGTCGACTGCTTACATGACCGGCGTCAAGGCGAATTCGGGCACGGTAGGCGTATCGGGCGCCGTCAGAGAAAACGATTGCAAAGCGTCTTTAGAATCCAAGAACCAAGTCGACTCGATATTGCGGTGGGCTCAGATGGCTGGCAAGTCTACTGGGATTGTCACTACTACGAG AGTAACCCATGCGTCGCCGGCTGGTGGTTACGCTCATTCAGCGAACAGAGGTTGGGAAAGCAGTGCACCAGACGATTGTTTGGATATTGCTCAACAGTTGATGACTCAAACTCCCGGAATTGAGTTAGAT GTAATCTTGGGTGGAGGTCGACAAGAATTCCTGCCGAAAAATATGAACGGTAATCGAGAGGATGGCCGAAACCTGATCGCCGAGTGGAAAGTGAATATGATGAAGAACCACCGAATGTACGaatatgtgaaaaataaaacggaACTGTCGGATTTGAATCTAAAAGACGTGGATAAACTGTTGG gtcTGTTCTCCATGAGCCATATGTCTTACACGGGCACCAAAGAAGTGGAAAGAGACGAGCCATCACTTAGTGAAATGACTATGGCAGCAATCGAGGTATTGCGGAAGAACGAAAACGGATACGTACTATTCGTAGAGGGCGGCAGAATCGATCACGCACATCATCAAAATTTG GCACATATGGCGTTAAGTGAGACGATTGCTTTTTCTCGGGCTGTTGATGTAGCCAACACCGTTACCGATCCAGAAGACACCTTGGTAGTGGTTACATCGGACCATTCTCACACAATGACCATAAACGGATATCCATCTAGGGTTGACAAGATCGTCGAGCGTGTGGAACGTGGCGGCGaaagttattcaattttaagttaCGCCAACGGGCCGTCTGCCAAATTCCACAAGTACCAGAAACAGCCATCCAAATACg GTGATAAATTCGATCTATACCCGTCGTTGGTACCCATGTCCCTGGAAACACACGGTGGTGAAGACGTGGTTGTGTGGGCTCGAGGACCGTGGGCTCATCTATTCGTCGGGAGCTTCGAACAGAACGTACTGCCTCTGATCATGTCGTACGCGTCGTGCATAGGTCCCAGCAAAGGAAAGTGCTCAGATAgataa